In Gordonia phthalatica, one genomic interval encodes:
- a CDS encoding ABC transporter permease, with protein MTRSDTAPRNFAFLPAGRVAEGTWSGFVRHSSILAGRQILVYARDVPTLLQSLLMPALAMIMFKVVLGDAIGTASGMDSAFGTVPLVILIGAMFGSLATAVRLNMERQSGLLNRIYVLPINRAADLTSRVISELVRILVTTLILLAAGHLIGFRFTQGVGPALGIIGVAMAYGAAFSVLVLALAVNTSPGAPLVQYLSLLSSLMMFFNSGFSPVDMYPGWLQPIVANQPMTPAIEVMRAFAAGGPVAGNLVKVAVWVVVIIGLSAYPALRGYRKAAVGR; from the coding sequence ATGACTCGATCAGACACCGCACCGCGTAACTTCGCGTTCCTGCCCGCAGGGCGGGTGGCCGAAGGCACCTGGTCGGGCTTCGTGAGGCATTCGTCGATTCTCGCCGGGCGCCAGATCCTGGTGTACGCCCGCGATGTGCCGACGCTGCTGCAGTCGCTGCTGATGCCCGCGCTCGCCATGATCATGTTCAAGGTGGTGCTCGGCGACGCCATCGGAACCGCGAGCGGAATGGACAGCGCCTTCGGGACGGTGCCGCTCGTGATTCTCATCGGCGCGATGTTCGGTTCCCTGGCGACGGCGGTCCGACTGAACATGGAACGGCAGTCCGGTCTGCTGAACCGCATCTACGTACTGCCGATCAACCGTGCGGCAGACCTGACGTCGCGCGTGATCTCCGAGCTCGTCCGGATCCTGGTCACGACGTTGATCCTGCTCGCGGCGGGGCATCTGATCGGATTCCGCTTCACGCAGGGAGTCGGGCCGGCTCTCGGCATCATCGGCGTCGCGATGGCGTACGGCGCCGCGTTCTCCGTCCTCGTCCTCGCGCTCGCGGTGAACACCTCACCGGGTGCGCCGCTGGTGCAGTACCTCAGTCTGTTGTCGAGCCTGATGATGTTCTTCAACTCGGGCTTCTCCCCGGTCGACATGTACCCGGGCTGGTTGCAGCCGATCGTTGCGAACCAGCCGATGACTCCGGCCATCGAGGTGATGCGGGCGTTCGCCGCGGGTGGTCCCGTCGCGGGGAACCTCGTCAAAGTCGCGGTCTGGGTGGTCGTGATCATCGGGCTGAGCGCGTACCCGGCGCTCCGCGGTTATCGCAAGGCGGCTGTCGGGCGATAG
- a CDS encoding amino acid adenylation domain-containing protein, with product MTPAQRGMWFAESLAHGYSVNIAHYLDFTHEVGGFDLDLFVECCEDVGKEVESPYVRLTEVDGVPMQYVDVDFDQHVDVLDFRGEDDPQATALAWMQADYRRPVDLLTDQFIVMALIQISDTETFWYSRCHHIIIDGYAALAMMRRVVGVYNARRQGRELVVKPAASMAEIIAYEDAYQTSSRRETDRKHWLSRVQDLPEGVTLSHASGAAPSVLDNIVVSERLDPALEQRLEEVARDCNSSMAVLLTSAFGAFLARMTGTDDVVLSLPVTGRSTAVIKRSAGMVSNILPIRLQHVLGGSVRDLVAATQLELTGALRYQRYRSDDIKRDAGLDGSSMGFGPRINMVFFDEAIELDGATVEYRILTSGVLEDLLVNLYQASPGAPMVVDLHGNPHLYSQGEVETHHRRFLHFVADFIERLDSRVADVDLLLPGEAEGIEAIESGPTMPAPTEGRLVDLFAEQAATHPDRIAVSDDTRDWTYREFDTLRCRLAAALHDDGVRADDRVAVRLDRGVEQVVAIYAVLTLGAAYVPVDPNAPVVRTAAVLETARPSLVIDDDYLDAIAFTTAPGTAMEPAELPDSVGHSAYVIFTSGSTGVPKGVDVPVAAVANRLAWMQLHHPIGASDAVLYKTPFTFDVSAWELLWPLQVGSRMVIAKAGGHRDPDYLRTLITDHEITVVHFVPSMLDVFVDAGAPGHPVMPASVRRVFTSGEGLPAHLAQRVVNDSDAQMHNLYGPTEAGIEVTEYRVRGTDEVIPIGRPVPNTSTYVLDARLRRVPVGVAGELYLAGRQLADGYLDQEGLTAERFVADPFVDGERMYRTGDLVQRNADGDIEYLGRTDFQVKIRGQRIELGEIEATLLSEGSVEAVTVIVRTDAGSPAIVGYVRSSATGADATALTDRLLRWCRRHLPRYMIPSALVLLDAFPVNASGKLDRAALPAPVYDTAAEIEYVEPATDTEKQLISVLSDLIDAPKIGMRDNMFALGADSLTAARLASRLRNECGVDLGLADVFESEDLAELAARMDDSPEVVGRLALAPMVRPTPLPVAYAQTRLWFINRLDPAAATYNMPGAVRLGADVDLEALRAAALDVLERHESLRTRFPAIDGEPSQEILAVGDLAEQFSLPVIDVAADDLAPTVVAETRRGFDLIAQTPFRATLLRADDEYYLVLVLHHIAGDGASLRPLISDLLTAYGARHSGAAPAWPPLPVQYADYALWQRAMLGEADDPESRLRTETAFWEHELAGMPEILELPADRTRPRTPSGRGAYVDTELPAATVERVRELAATLGVTTFTVLHSALAVVLGRLADQDDVAIGTAVAGRDEPATADLIGMFVNTVVLRTPLKPSDSTSDVIVAAHRARTRALAHSQVPFEQVVDAVAPNRSRTHSPLFQVTFTLNHDAEAESAVESVGGGLIDARPGVAKVDLEVAVTERFGVADEPMSLEFCYATDLFDRDRIELLANQFASVVTAMIERPDAPIGRIDLLSEREIAALSEPLEQVSRPDTLRALIAAGAAQAAPLGAAIVGNGTLTHRLLASRTNQLAREMIARGIGAEDVVAVSIPRSGNSVVAQVAVAKTGAAFLMIDPRHPVERRTELVVESGAVLGLTSTAAPDPIPGIDWITIDSEADELQLAGHSGRPIDDDELVRPVGPDNAAYILFTSGSTGKPKGAVVSNRAITNVAANSVELFDMGPQSCMLHVGAPSFDGAAGELATAWLAGARIAVADFDTFAGLDLENFIARHGATHAMMTPAAVSTLDPVNVPTFVSIACGGEALPPEMVHRWAALGDRRMMNIYGPTEAAVWVTCDGPYGVHDEVTIGPLGTGVGAVVLDSGLRPVPDGVMGEMYVFGDQVGRGYLGRSDLTATRFVANPFTPGAVMYRTGDRVTRRTDGRFLYHGRQDFQLKIRGQRIEPGELDAELLNHPDVTNAVSLGVPGPAGDTVLVSYVTLVPGSTLTEEDLSEHIAQRLPVFLVPRALTIVDEFEWTPIGKIDRRKLPPVDFSSSAAFEAPRTQMESVVADIFGQLLGLDRVSANDDFFDLGGNSLSATKVAARLGAVIDSQVPVAVLFEAPTVSALAVRAAELMGGRPSVPLGPRPRAEVVPVSGVQRGMWLLNRADPASPAYNIALALQLEGDLDVDALRTAVEDLIGRHESLRTSYPMINGEPSQLIGPVDAVMNRLDLAPVDVTGSVEDAIRAVTGVGFDVTQAPPVRLALLRLGPTDHVVVLVIHHISADGASMAPMARDLMSAYAARVAGAVPAWSPLRVQYADFALWQQEQLAETDAEGKTRKEQQLDYWKKRLAGAPEILALPTDRPRPPVPSFQGAVLPFEIPADLVAELEALAQANNSTLFMLTQAAYAILLTRLSGSTDVVVGSPYVGRSDAALDDVIGMFVNTLALRTVVDPSVAFTQLLARVRADSLTDLANADVAFDEVTSALGISRTAAVNPVFQAMFWFQNLEFPSVTLGDLAISAVSEELAAAKVDFQLTLFPQDPADLSGAGGRSAPMRAELMYAVDLFDQATIEKHAQRYLQILTQIAADPDVIVGDISISTSADLAVSSDTSAATVPLPDLVADAGRVAPEAVALTHGGASVDFATLATTTAAMAAVLPDADSALVTALMSLVPPLATDGPAALGSALEAVREAADAVMNINSTN from the coding sequence TTGACGCCCGCACAACGCGGGATGTGGTTCGCGGAGTCACTGGCGCACGGCTACTCGGTGAACATCGCGCACTACCTCGACTTCACCCACGAGGTGGGCGGATTCGATCTCGACCTGTTCGTGGAGTGCTGTGAGGACGTCGGCAAGGAAGTCGAGTCTCCGTACGTCCGGTTGACCGAGGTCGACGGTGTTCCGATGCAGTACGTCGACGTCGACTTCGACCAGCACGTCGATGTTCTCGACTTCCGCGGCGAGGACGATCCGCAGGCCACGGCACTCGCATGGATGCAGGCGGACTACCGACGTCCAGTCGACCTCCTGACCGATCAGTTCATCGTCATGGCACTGATTCAGATCTCCGACACCGAAACGTTCTGGTACAGCCGGTGCCACCACATCATCATCGACGGCTACGCGGCACTCGCGATGATGCGCCGGGTCGTCGGCGTGTACAACGCCAGACGGCAGGGGCGCGAACTCGTCGTCAAGCCGGCGGCCTCGATGGCGGAGATCATCGCCTATGAGGACGCCTACCAGACCAGTTCTCGGCGAGAGACTGATCGGAAGCATTGGCTGAGTCGGGTTCAAGACCTCCCCGAAGGGGTCACGCTCTCGCACGCCTCGGGCGCTGCGCCGAGTGTTCTCGACAACATCGTCGTCAGCGAACGGCTCGACCCGGCACTGGAGCAGAGGCTGGAAGAGGTTGCGCGCGACTGCAATTCGTCGATGGCGGTGCTGCTGACTTCGGCGTTCGGGGCCTTCCTCGCACGGATGACCGGGACCGACGACGTGGTGTTGAGCCTGCCGGTCACCGGTCGGTCGACGGCGGTCATCAAACGATCCGCGGGCATGGTCTCGAACATTCTGCCGATCCGTCTGCAGCACGTCCTCGGCGGCTCGGTCCGCGACCTGGTGGCGGCCACCCAACTCGAGCTCACCGGCGCGCTCCGTTACCAGCGATACCGGTCCGACGACATCAAGCGCGATGCCGGCCTCGACGGAAGTTCGATGGGCTTCGGACCCCGGATCAACATGGTGTTCTTCGACGAGGCCATCGAACTCGACGGGGCCACCGTCGAATACCGCATCCTCACCTCGGGAGTCCTCGAGGACCTCCTGGTCAACCTCTACCAGGCGAGCCCAGGGGCACCCATGGTCGTGGATCTGCACGGCAACCCGCACCTGTATTCGCAGGGGGAGGTCGAGACGCACCACCGCCGGTTCCTGCACTTCGTCGCCGACTTCATCGAGCGACTCGACTCGCGCGTGGCCGACGTGGATCTGCTCCTTCCCGGCGAAGCGGAGGGCATCGAAGCGATCGAGTCCGGACCCACGATGCCTGCGCCGACCGAGGGGCGGCTCGTCGATCTGTTCGCCGAGCAGGCGGCGACGCATCCCGATCGCATCGCGGTGAGCGACGACACCCGCGACTGGACGTACCGCGAGTTCGACACACTGCGATGCCGACTGGCCGCAGCGCTGCACGACGACGGAGTTCGTGCCGACGACCGGGTCGCGGTCCGTCTGGACCGGGGCGTCGAGCAGGTGGTCGCGATCTACGCGGTGCTGACCCTGGGCGCGGCGTACGTTCCGGTGGACCCGAACGCACCCGTCGTCCGTACCGCGGCGGTGCTGGAGACCGCACGACCGTCACTCGTGATCGACGACGACTACCTCGACGCAATCGCCTTCACCACGGCGCCCGGCACCGCAATGGAACCGGCCGAACTTCCCGACTCCGTCGGTCACAGTGCTTACGTCATCTTCACCTCGGGGTCCACCGGTGTGCCGAAGGGCGTCGACGTTCCTGTCGCCGCCGTCGCGAACCGGCTTGCGTGGATGCAACTCCATCACCCGATCGGGGCGTCTGACGCTGTTCTGTACAAGACCCCGTTCACCTTCGACGTCTCCGCGTGGGAACTCCTGTGGCCGTTGCAGGTCGGCTCGCGGATGGTCATCGCGAAAGCCGGCGGGCACCGCGATCCGGATTACCTCCGGACCCTGATCACCGACCACGAGATCACCGTCGTGCACTTCGTGCCATCGATGCTCGACGTGTTCGTCGACGCCGGGGCGCCGGGGCATCCGGTGATGCCCGCCTCGGTGCGTCGGGTCTTCACTTCCGGCGAGGGACTCCCCGCTCATCTCGCACAGCGGGTCGTCAACGACTCCGATGCGCAGATGCACAATCTGTACGGACCCACCGAGGCCGGGATCGAGGTGACGGAGTACCGTGTCCGCGGCACCGACGAGGTGATCCCGATCGGTCGGCCGGTGCCGAACACCTCGACCTACGTGCTCGACGCCCGCCTCCGGCGGGTTCCGGTGGGTGTTGCGGGCGAGCTCTACCTCGCGGGCAGGCAGCTCGCTGACGGCTACCTCGACCAGGAGGGATTGACGGCGGAGCGTTTCGTCGCCGATCCGTTCGTCGACGGCGAGCGGATGTACCGCACGGGCGACCTGGTCCAGCGGAACGCGGACGGTGACATCGAGTACCTCGGACGCACGGACTTCCAGGTCAAGATCCGAGGCCAGCGCATCGAACTCGGCGAGATCGAGGCCACCCTCCTCAGCGAGGGGAGCGTCGAGGCCGTCACCGTGATCGTCCGCACCGACGCCGGTTCGCCCGCGATCGTCGGCTACGTGCGGTCCAGCGCCACGGGTGCCGATGCGACCGCGCTGACCGACAGGTTGCTGCGCTGGTGTCGTCGACACCTTCCGCGCTACATGATCCCGTCGGCGCTGGTCCTGCTGGACGCGTTCCCGGTGAACGCCTCGGGCAAGTTGGACCGGGCCGCCTTGCCTGCGCCGGTGTACGACACCGCTGCCGAGATCGAGTACGTCGAGCCGGCCACGGACACCGAGAAGCAGTTGATCTCCGTCCTGAGCGACCTCATCGATGCACCGAAGATCGGTATGCGCGACAACATGTTCGCGCTCGGCGCGGACTCGTTGACCGCGGCGCGTCTCGCGTCACGACTGCGGAACGAGTGCGGGGTCGACCTCGGCCTCGCGGACGTGTTCGAGAGTGAGGATCTCGCCGAGCTCGCCGCCCGGATGGACGATTCGCCCGAGGTCGTCGGTCGTCTCGCGCTGGCACCGATGGTGCGGCCCACACCGCTCCCGGTTGCCTACGCGCAGACCCGACTGTGGTTCATCAACCGCCTCGACCCCGCCGCGGCCACCTACAACATGCCCGGCGCCGTGCGGCTCGGCGCCGACGTCGATCTCGAGGCGCTGCGCGCCGCGGCCCTCGACGTGCTCGAACGGCACGAGAGTCTGCGGACCCGGTTCCCTGCGATCGACGGCGAGCCCTCGCAGGAGATCCTCGCGGTGGGCGACCTCGCGGAGCAGTTCTCACTTCCGGTGATCGACGTGGCGGCCGACGACCTGGCGCCGACGGTGGTGGCCGAGACCAGGCGCGGATTCGATCTGATCGCGCAGACGCCGTTCCGCGCGACCCTGCTGCGCGCCGATGACGAGTACTACCTGGTCCTGGTCCTTCACCACATCGCCGGTGACGGTGCCTCGTTGCGCCCGCTGATCAGCGATCTGCTTACGGCCTACGGTGCACGGCACTCGGGAGCGGCGCCCGCGTGGCCGCCGCTGCCGGTGCAGTACGCGGACTACGCGCTCTGGCAGCGCGCAATGCTCGGCGAAGCCGACGACCCGGAGTCCCGGCTGCGCACCGAGACTGCCTTCTGGGAGCACGAGCTCGCCGGGATGCCGGAGATCCTGGAGCTGCCCGCGGATCGGACCCGTCCGCGAACACCGTCGGGCCGCGGTGCCTACGTCGACACCGAATTGCCTGCGGCCACCGTCGAGAGGGTGCGCGAACTGGCGGCCACCCTGGGTGTCACCACCTTCACCGTCCTGCACTCCGCGCTCGCGGTGGTCCTCGGTCGGCTCGCGGACCAGGACGATGTCGCGATCGGCACAGCGGTGGCCGGTCGAGACGAGCCCGCGACCGCCGATCTCATCGGCATGTTCGTGAACACCGTCGTCCTCAGGACGCCGTTGAAGCCGTCGGACAGCACCTCCGACGTCATCGTCGCGGCGCACCGCGCTCGGACACGAGCTCTGGCGCACTCTCAGGTCCCGTTCGAGCAGGTGGTCGACGCCGTCGCACCGAACCGATCGCGGACGCACAGCCCGCTGTTCCAGGTGACGTTCACCCTCAACCACGATGCGGAGGCGGAATCAGCCGTCGAGAGCGTGGGCGGCGGTCTGATCGATGCGCGTCCCGGTGTGGCGAAGGTCGACCTCGAAGTCGCGGTGACCGAGCGCTTCGGCGTCGCCGACGAACCGATGTCACTCGAGTTCTGCTACGCCACCGACCTGTTCGACCGCGACCGCATCGAACTGCTCGCGAACCAGTTCGCGTCCGTCGTCACCGCGATGATCGAGCGTCCGGACGCTCCGATCGGTCGGATCGACCTGCTGAGCGAACGCGAGATCGCCGCGCTGTCCGAGCCCTTGGAGCAGGTCTCGCGACCCGACACCCTGCGCGCCCTCATCGCGGCCGGAGCCGCGCAGGCGGCGCCGCTCGGCGCGGCGATCGTCGGCAACGGCACGCTGACGCACCGGCTCCTGGCATCGCGGACCAACCAGCTCGCGCGCGAGATGATCGCGCGGGGGATCGGCGCCGAGGACGTGGTCGCGGTCAGCATCCCGCGCTCGGGCAACTCCGTCGTCGCGCAGGTCGCGGTGGCGAAGACCGGTGCCGCCTTCCTGATGATCGACCCGCGACACCCGGTGGAGCGCCGCACCGAGCTCGTCGTCGAATCCGGCGCGGTGCTCGGTCTCACGTCGACCGCGGCACCGGACCCGATTCCGGGGATCGACTGGATCACGATCGACAGCGAGGCCGACGAACTCCAGCTCGCGGGCCACAGCGGCCGACCGATCGACGACGATGAACTCGTGCGTCCCGTCGGTCCCGACAACGCCGCCTACATCCTGTTCACGTCGGGTTCCACGGGCAAGCCCAAGGGCGCCGTCGTGAGCAATCGCGCCATCACCAACGTCGCTGCGAACTCGGTCGAGCTCTTCGACATGGGGCCGCAGTCGTGCATGCTGCACGTGGGTGCACCGAGCTTCGACGGTGCGGCGGGCGAACTGGCGACGGCCTGGCTGGCCGGCGCACGGATCGCGGTCGCCGACTTCGACACGTTTGCGGGACTGGACCTCGAGAACTTCATCGCCCGGCATGGAGCGACGCACGCGATGATGACGCCCGCGGCGGTCTCGACGCTCGATCCGGTCAACGTGCCGACCTTCGTGTCCATCGCCTGTGGCGGCGAGGCGCTGCCGCCGGAGATGGTGCATCGCTGGGCCGCACTCGGCGACCGTCGGATGATGAACATCTACGGCCCCACCGAAGCCGCAGTGTGGGTCACGTGCGACGGTCCGTACGGTGTCCACGACGAGGTCACCATCGGACCGTTGGGCACCGGGGTCGGCGCCGTCGTGCTGGACAGCGGTCTGCGGCCGGTCCCGGACGGCGTCATGGGTGAGATGTACGTGTTCGGGGATCAGGTCGGACGCGGTTACCTCGGCCGGAGCGACCTCACCGCGACGCGCTTCGTCGCGAACCCGTTCACCCCCGGAGCCGTGATGTATCGCACCGGGGATCGCGTCACCAGGCGGACCGACGGTCGGTTCCTCTACCACGGCCGCCAGGACTTCCAACTCAAGATCCGTGGTCAGCGCATCGAGCCGGGTGAGCTCGACGCCGAACTGCTCAATCATCCCGACGTGACCAACGCGGTGAGCCTGGGCGTGCCGGGGCCGGCAGGCGACACCGTTCTCGTGTCGTACGTGACCCTGGTGCCGGGCAGCACGCTGACCGAGGAAGACCTGAGCGAGCACATCGCCCAGCGACTGCCGGTGTTCCTGGTGCCCCGGGCGCTGACCATCGTCGACGAGTTCGAGTGGACCCCTATCGGCAAGATCGATCGGCGCAAGCTGCCTCCCGTCGACTTCTCCTCGTCCGCGGCCTTCGAAGCGCCGCGGACCCAGATGGAGTCGGTGGTCGCCGACATCTTCGGGCAGCTGCTCGGCTTGGATCGTGTGAGCGCCAACGACGACTTCTTCGATCTCGGCGGCAACTCTCTCTCGGCCACCAAGGTCGCTGCACGACTGGGCGCCGTCATCGACTCGCAGGTGCCCGTCGCCGTGCTGTTCGAAGCACCGACGGTGAGCGCCCTCGCGGTGCGCGCCGCGGAGTTGATGGGCGGTCGGCCGTCGGTCCCGCTGGGACCGCGACCGCGCGCCGAAGTGGTGCCCGTGTCCGGTGTGCAGCGCGGCATGTGGCTGCTGAACCGCGCCGACCCGGCGTCGCCCGCGTACAACATCGCGCTGGCGCTCCAGTTGGAGGGCGATCTCGACGTCGACGCACTGCGAACGGCCGTCGAGGACTTGATCGGCCGACACGAGTCGCTGCGCACCAGCTATCCGATGATCAACGGCGAGCCGTCGCAGCTCATCGGTCCGGTCGACGCCGTGATGAACCGCCTGGACTTGGCGCCTGTCGACGTGACCGGCTCCGTCGAGGATGCGATTCGCGCTGTCACCGGAGTGGGCTTCGACGTCACCCAGGCTCCGCCTGTCCGCCTCGCACTCCTCCGTCTCGGACCGACCGACCACGTCGTGGTCCTGGTGATCCACCACATCAGCGCGGACGGCGCCTCGATGGCGCCGATGGCGCGCGACCTGATGTCGGCCTACGCGGCCCGAGTGGCCGGGGCGGTGCCCGCTTGGTCGCCCCTGCGCGTCCAGTACGCGGACTTCGCGTTGTGGCAGCAGGAGCAGCTCGCCGAGACCGACGCCGAGGGAAAGACGCGTAAAGAGCAGCAGCTCGACTACTGGAAGAAGCGGCTCGCGGGGGCACCGGAGATTCTGGCGCTGCCCACGGATCGACCGCGGCCGCCGGTGCCGAGCTTCCAGGGCGCCGTGCTGCCGTTCGAGATCCCCGCGGATCTCGTCGCCGAGCTCGAAGCGCTCGCGCAGGCGAACAACAGCACGCTGTTCATGCTGACCCAGGCGGCGTACGCGATCCTGCTGACCCGCTTGTCGGGCTCCACCGACGTGGTGGTGGGAAGCCCGTACGTCGGACGCAGCGATGCGGCGCTCGACGATGTGATCGGCATGTTCGTCAACACGCTCGCGCTGCGGACCGTCGTCGACCCGAGCGTCGCCTTCACCCAGCTGCTGGCTCGCGTCCGTGCCGACTCCCTCACCGATCTGGCGAACGCGGATGTCGCTTTCGACGAGGTCACGTCGGCGCTGGGGATCTCGCGAACCGCTGCCGTCAACCCTGTCTTCCAGGCGATGTTCTGGTTCCAGAACCTGGAGTTCCCGTCTGTCACGCTGGGTGATCTCGCGATCTCG
- the panD gene encoding aspartate 1-decarboxylase, with amino-acid sequence MLRTMMSSKIHRATVTQADLHYVGSVTIDEDLLDAAGLLEGEQVTIVDIDNGSRLVTYAIAGERGSGVIGINGAAAHLVHPGDLVIIIAYGVLDAAELREYQPNVVFVDEHNRVLTEGHDPADVPVGSGLKDPRVVELIDA; translated from the coding sequence ATGCTGCGCACGATGATGTCGTCGAAGATTCACCGAGCTACTGTCACCCAGGCCGACCTGCACTACGTGGGTTCGGTGACCATCGACGAGGACCTCCTCGACGCCGCAGGGCTGCTTGAGGGCGAGCAGGTGACGATCGTCGACATCGACAACGGCTCGCGACTCGTCACCTACGCGATCGCGGGCGAGCGCGGTTCCGGCGTGATCGGAATCAACGGCGCGGCAGCGCACCTCGTTCATCCCGGCGATCTCGTCATCATCATCGCCTACGGTGTTCTCGACGCCGCAGAACTGCGGGAGTACCAGCCGAACGTCGTCTTCGTCGACGAACACAACCGCGTCCTCACCGAAGGCCACGATCCCGCCGATGTGCCCGTCGGCAGCGGGTTGAAGGACCCCCGCGTCGTCGAACTCATCGACGCCTGA